In a genomic window of Glycine max cultivar Williams 82 chromosome 13, Glycine_max_v4.0, whole genome shotgun sequence:
- the LOC100818092 gene encoding probable sugar phosphate/phosphate translocator At3g11320 has translation MASSILSSSMCHMITCSLFSYVVIAWLKMVPMQTIRSCLQFLKIATLSLVFCIFIVFDNVSLRYLPVSFNQAVGTTTPFFTVVFAYIMTFKREAWLTYLTLVPVVTSVIIASGVTCSEEKKNLIFFLFYPV, from the coding sequence ATGGCTTCAAGTATCCTATCTTCCTCCATGTGCCACATGATCACCTGCTCCCTTTTTAGCTATGTTGTCATCGCCTGGCTCAAGATGGTCCCCATGCAGACCATTCGCTCCTGCCTCCAGTTCCTCAAGATCGCCACCCTCAGCCTCGTCTTCTGCATTTTCATCGTTTTCGACAATGTCTCCCTCCGCTACCTTCCGGTGTCTTTCAACCAAGCCGTCGGCACCACCACCCCCTTCTTCACCGTCGTCTTCGCTTATATCATGACCTTCAAGCGTGAGGCCTGGCTCACCTATCTCACCCTCGTCCCCGTCGTCACCAGTGTCATCATTGCCAGCGGGGTAACATGCTcggaggagaaaaaaaatctcatattttttttattttatccagtGTAA
- the LOC100817567 gene encoding cadmium/zinc-transporting ATPase HMA3, which produces MDKAEKAVQKSYFDVLGLCCSSEVPLIENILKPLEGIKEVSVIVPSRTVIVVHDTLVISQLQIVKALNQARLEANIRVYGDEKHQKRWPSPYSIASGVLLLLSLLKFVFHPLKYLALGAVAVGAYPIILKAIVSIRNLRLDINILMLIAVIGTIVMNDYLEAGTIVFLFSIAEWLESRASHKANAVMSSLMNITPQKAVIAETGEVVDADEVKIDTVLAVKAGEVIPIDGVVLDGTCEVDEKTLTGESFPVAKQKDSTVWAGTINLNGYISVKTTALAEDCVVAKMAKLVEEAQNSKTSIQRLIDKFAKFYTPGVVIISALVAVIPLALKQHNEKHWLHFALVVLVSACPCALILSTPVATFCAYSKAATSGLLIKGGDHLETLAKIKVMAFDKTGTITKGEFVVTHFQSLSDDIDLNTLAYWVSSIESKSSHPLAAAIVDYGRSLSVEPEPEKVTEFENFPGEGICGKIEGRVIYIGNKKIATRAGSETVPILQGEIERGKTTGYIYLGATPLGFFSLSDTCRLGVQEAIGQLKSLGIKTAMLTGDSQSAAMQAQEQLGHSLELVHAELLPEDKVKIISEFKKEGPTAMIGDGLNDAPALAAADIGISMGISGSALASETGNIILMSNDIRKIPEAIKLARKARRKVLENIVLSIMTKAAILGLAIGGHPLVWAAVVADVGTCLLVIFNSMLLLRKGHNHGGKCCRSSTKPHNHKNGCGGSHGSSSHHHHHHEHDQQHQHEHHSHKHCCSDKTKKMSQPQKCGGAHGSSSHHHHHQHQHEQHNHDQHDQHEHHNHDQLDQREHHGHSQHDQHHQKCASQTCSSTCPPCSSNSSFGGIVNHCNTMKAHDQCKGSDEFHEHDHCHHGRCDKNHDEVHKHDTEDNHAVAEKRHGSCLGHKNHGTKHCHNQNLDKVTHDSASHSSPCHLNLPCKKESQQFTHNHCHLIHGCENLKDHESKDVLRSNHDIQHEKSGCHSDFEKHETGEISIDIITEYVELASSLEEKGKGSCREDCSDTCGNLAAVCGCESSNEREDIACCRNEDSSKECKESPIMHVCDGLNKREVGGCCKSYMKECCAKLGHSSRPRFVGGLSEIITE; this is translated from the exons ATGGATAAGGCAGAGAAAGCTGTGCAGAAGAGCTACTTTGATGTATTGGGTTTGTGCTGTTCCTCGGAGGTTCCTCTTATTGAAAACATCTTGAAACCTCTCGAAGGAATCAAAGAAGTTTCAGTCATCGTTCCATCACGAACTGTCATTGTTGTCCATGACACTCTTGTCATTTCGCAACTTCAAATTG TGAAGGCACTGAATCAAGCAAGGCTAGAAGCAAATATCAGAGTGTATGGGGACGAAAAGCACCAAAAGAGATGGCCAAGCCCTTACTCAATTGCCTCTGGTGTGTTACTTTTGCTTTCTCTCCTCAAATTTGTGTTCCATCCCTTAAAATATTTGGCACTAGGAGCGGTTGCTGTGGGTGCCTACCCAATCATCTTAAAGGCCATTGTCTCCATTCGGAACCTTAGGCTGGACATCAACATTCTTATGCTTATAGCAG TTATTGGGACAATTGTTATGAATGATTATTTGGAAGCAGGCACCATTGTTTTCCTCTTCTCAATTGCAGAATGGCTAGAGTCAAGGGCAAGTCATAAG GCAAATGCAGTAATGTCATCGTTGATGAACATAACCCCTCAAAAAGCAGTCATAGCTGAAACAGGAGAGGTTGTGGACGCTGATGAGGTGAAAATAGACACTGTTTTAGCAGTTAAAGCAGGCGAGGTGATACCCATTGATGGAGTTGTTTTAGATGGAACCTGTGAAGTTGATGAGAAAACTTTGACTGGGGAATCATTCCCTGTGGCAAAACAAAAGGATTCTACTGTATGGGCTGGCACCATCAATTTAAATG GTTATATTAGTGTGAAAACTACTGCACTAGCTGAGGATTGTGTGGTGGCTAAAATGGCCAAGCTTGTTGAAGAAGCTCAAAACAGCAAAACCAGCATTCAGAGATTGATTGACAAGTTTGCCAAGTTTTATACCCCAG GCGTTGTAATCATATCAGCTCTTGTAGCGGTGATTCCACTTGCGTTAAAACAACATAATGAGAAACATTGGCTTCATTTTGCACTGGTTGTTTTAGTAAGTGCATGTCCATGTGCACTCATCCTTTCAACGCCAGTTGCAACTTTTTGTGCTTACTCCAAAGCAGCCACATCAGGTCTTCTCATCAAAGGGGGTGATCATCTTGAAACACTTGCAAAAATTAAGGTCATGGCCTTTGACAAAACGGGTACCATAACGAAGGGTGAATTTGTGGTCACACATTTTCAATCTCTTTCAGATGACATTGATTTGAACACATTGGCTTACTG GGTGTCAAGCATAGAGAGCAAGTCAAGCCATCCATTGGCAGCAGCAATTGTTGATTATGGAAGGTCTCTCTCCGTTGAACCAGAGCCAGAAAAGGTGACTGAATTTGAAAATTTCCCTGGAGAAGGAATATGTGGTAAAATTGAAGGCAGAGTTATTTacattggaaataaaaaaattgccaCAAGAGCTGGTTCTGAAACAG TTCCTATCTTACAAGGTGAAATTGAAAGAGGAAAGACCACTGGATACATATACTTGGGAGCAACCCCACTtggatttttctctctttcagaTACCTGCAGATTAGGGGTTCAGGAGGCAATAGGGCAGTTGAAGTCATTGGGAATCAAAACCGCTATGCTCACTGGAGATAGTCAATCTGCTGCAATGCAAGCACAGGAGCAG CTGGGGCATTCTCTGGAGTTAGTCCATGCAGAACTTTTGCCAGAGGACAAGGTCAAAATCATCTCAGAATTTAAGAAGGAAGGCCCAACAGCCATGATTGGAGACGGCCTAAACGACGCGCCGGCATTAGCTGCAGCTGATATTGGAATCTCAATGGGCATTTCAGGTTCTGCATTGGCAAGTGAGACAGGCAATATAATTCTTATGTCAAATGACATTAGGAAGATACCAGAAGCCATTAAACTTGCAAGAAAAGCTCGTAGGAAAGTGTTAGAAAACATTGTTTTGTCAATCATGACTAAGGCTGCGATTCTTGGTTTGGCCATTGGTGGTCATCCACTTGTTTGGGCAGCAGTTGTGGCTGATGTTGGAACATGTCTATTGGTCATCTTTAACAGCATGTTACTTCTGCGAAAAGGACACAACCATGGAGGAAAATGTTGTAGATCTTCTACTAAACCACATAACCACAAAAATGGATGTGGTGGCAGTCATGGTAGTTCCTctcatcatcaccatcatcatgAGCATGATCAACAACATCAACATGAGCATCATAGCCACAAGCATTGTTGCTCAGACAAGACAAAAAAGATGTCCCAACCTCAGAAATGTGGTGGTGCTCATGGTAGTTCctctcatcatcatcaccatcaacatcaacatgaaCAACATAACCATGACCAACACGATCAACATGAACATCATAATCATGACCAACTCGATCAACGTGAACATCATGGACATAGTCAACATGATCAACATCATCAGAAGTGTGCCTCACAAACATGTTCCTCAACATGTCCACCCTGCTCTTCAAATTCAAGTTTTGGTGGAATTGTTAACCATTGTAACACCATGAAGGCTCATGATCAATGTAAAGGAAGTGATGAATTCCATGAACATGATCACTGTCATCATGGAAGATGTGACAAGAATCACGATGAAGTCCACAAGCATGACACCGAAGATAATCATGCAGTTGCAGAAAAAAGGCATGGTAGTTGTTTGGGACATAAGAACCATGGGACAAAGCACTGccacaaccaaaatcttgaCAAGGTTACTCATGATAGTGCTTCACATAGTTCTCCTTGCCACCTCAATCTCCCTTGTAAAAAAGAAAGCCAACAATTTACTCATAATCATTGCCACCTGATCCATGGTTGTGAAAATCTGAAAGACCATGAATCCAAAGATGTTTTAAGATCCAACCATGACATCCAGCATGAAAAATCAGGTTGTCATTCTGATTTTGAGAAGCATGAGACAGGTGAAATATCCATTGACATCATCACTGAGTATGTTGAATTAGCTTCAAGTTTGGAGGAGAAAGGAAAAGGTTCCTGCAGGGAAGACTGCTCAGACACATGCGGGAATTTGGCTGCTGTGTGTGGCTGTGAGAGTTCAAATGAGAGAGAAGACATCGCATGTTGCAGAAACGAGGACTCTTCAAAAGAATGCAAGGAATCTCCAATTATGCATGTTTGTGATGGTTTAAATAAGAGAGAAGTTGGTGGATGTTGCAAGAGCTACATGAAGGAATGCTGTGCCAAACTTGGTCACTCATCAAGACCTAGATTTGTAGGAGGTTTGTCAGAAATTATTACAGAATAG